A genomic window from Silene latifolia isolate original U9 population chromosome 11, ASM4854445v1, whole genome shotgun sequence includes:
- the LOC141611510 gene encoding uncharacterized protein LOC141611510: protein MDYMMDMGFDPEKAGKKGCFGTYLFEVFNVRINQKIEVYGTFTVEDEYGTLDFYNKLPMDCHSVQPNSSLLSLTQPPRLIPAAGTITLSLDLKDKYGNEFVKGSFTLDLTDETNIDIFNKYRMARIDGNVGSAFVYYTLPLVSLRSKIQIQLIKGDEGIGHSDVEGKIVARYGNDYDNCDDDDEVKPYSWFTLYETTANDISLQLKDKDLHPLSRSFVVVPARCFIIIEMDLKFHHSDGHTDYLKGYQIETLACGYNGLFRDIKLNNATLKASITFSAEEPFSW, encoded by the coding sequence ATGGATTATATGATGGACATGGGGTTTGACCCGGAAAAGGCGGGTAAAAAGGGTTGTTTTGGAACATATCTATTTGAGGTTTTCAATGTAAGGATCAACCAAAAAATAGAGGTTTATGGTACTTTTACAGTTGAAGATGAATATGGTACCTTGGATTTCTATAACAAACTGCCAATGGATTGTCATTCTGTCCAACCAAATAGTAGCTTACTATCTCTTACGCAGCCGCCTCGCCTAATCCCGGCTGCTGGTACAATTACTCTTTCTTTAGATCTCAAAGACAAGTATGGTAATGAATTCGTTAAAGGATCATTTACCTTGGATCTTACTGATGAAACCAACATTGACATTTTTAATAAATATCGAATGGCTCGTATTGATGGGAATGTGGGATCAGCATTTGTTTATTACACACTGCCTCTTGTTTCACTTAGATCCAAGATTCAAATTCAACTCATCAAAGGCGACGAGGGTATCGGCCATTCTGATGTGGAAGGAAAAATTGTTGCTCGTTATGGAAACGATTATGACAattgtgatgatgatgatgaagtgaAGCCATATTCGTGGTTCACACTTTATGAGACAACAGCCAACGATATAAGTTTGCAACTCAAGGATAAGGATCTACACCCTCTCTCAAGGTCATTTGTGGTTGTGCCTGCCCGTTGCTTTATTATAATTGAAATGGACTTGAAGTTTCATCATTCAGATGGTCACACAGACTATCTGAAAGGTTATCAAATTGAAACTCTTGCATGCGGATATAATGGGCTTTTTCGAGATATTAAACTGAATAATGCAACTTTGAAAGCATCAATTACTTTTTCTGCTGAAGAACCTTTCTCTTGGTAG